One genomic window of Haemorhous mexicanus isolate bHaeMex1 chromosome 17, bHaeMex1.pri, whole genome shotgun sequence includes the following:
- the LOC132335239 gene encoding hexosaminidase D-like: protein MAFQRSHRLNLLRLVVLLLVALAGIKFLFRDSFTLDLHKHVSKDSGFWGDTGDVVQDVIPQSQVLEAPAAKIMTLKQKQQVLRDVSATEMRLVHLDLKGAAPRVSYLEQVFPLLSQLGANGVLIEYEDMFPFKGELEILRSPYAYSEEDIERIQQLAEQHKLEVVPLVQTFGHVEFILKHEKYQHLREVERFPNSFNPHVPDTLALLKSILAQVIEKHRRSTWIHIGADEVFHLGEGMDSKSWMSHHKGDVGTMYLKHIKEVLGFLTAQYWGLRVLMWDDMLRKISVGALRESGIAKHVSPVVWFYAPDFEAEQIVQFLTKYVESGFEAVWFASAFKGTTGPAQAWTPLSYHLKNHLSWLKVMQAVPRLAPLRLQGVVLTGWQRYDHYSVLCELLPVSIPSLAICLQTLVNGGFTEEAKRKVLDVLGLESVQLEQSTCEGRGAFPGVEIYHMVEQVNGHLKESILKALEEESAIKGWFSPYHRKRQFGNPRNMESFGSKVLKLHEDWESFVRDLRAQLERIYFPDTVEEWLEENVNPYLDQLRELVRDYRAIIRLKGRPKAT, encoded by the exons ATGGCCTTCCAGCGGAGCCACCGGCTGAACCTGCTGCGCCTCGTCGTGCTGCTCCTCGTGGCCTTGGCCGGCATCAAGTTCCTCTTCCGTGACAg CTTTACCCTGGACCTGCACAAGCACGTCAGCAAGGACAGCGGGTtctggggggacacaggtgacGTCGTCCAGGACGTCATCCCCCAGAGCCAGGTTCTGGAAGCCCCTGCAGCAAAGATAATGACCctaaagcaaaagcagcaggtcCTTAGGGATGTCAGTGCCACCGAGATGAGGCTGGTCCACCTGGACCTCAAGGGAGCTGCGCCCAGAGTCTCCTACCTGGAACAG gtgttccccctcctgtcccagctgggagcCAACGGCGTCCTCATTGAGTACGAGGACATGTTCCCCTTCAAGGGGGAGCTGGAAATCCTCAGGTCCCCGTACGCTTacag tgAGGAGGACATCGAGCGGATCCAGCAGCTGGCGGAGCAACACAAGCTGGAGGTGGTTCCCCTGGTGCAGACCTTTGGCCATGTGGAG TTCATCCTCAAGCACGAGAAGTACCAGCACCTGCGCGAGGTTGAGCGCTTCCCCAACAGCTTCAACCCCCACGTCCCCGacaccctggccctgctcaAGAGCATCCTGGCTCAGGTGATCGAGAAGCACCGGCGCTCCACCTGGATCCACATCGGTGCAGACgag GTTTTCCATCTCGGGGAGGGGATGGACTCCAAGAGCTGGATGAGCCACCACAAGGGCGACGTGGGGACCATGTACCTGAAGCACATCAAGGAGGTCCTGGGCTTCCTCACGGCGCAGTACTGGGGGCTGCGGGTGCTCATGTGGGACGACATGCTGAGGAAGATCAGCGTGGGAGCCCTGCGGG AGTCCGGGATAGCCAAGCACGTCTCACCCGTGGTGTGGTTCTACGCACCCGACTTCGAGGCTGAGCAGATCG TGCAGTTCCTCACCAAGTACGTGGAGAGCGGCTTCGAGGCCGTGTGGTTCGCCAGCGCCTTCAAGGGCACCACGGGGCCGGCGCAGGCCTGGACCCCGCTGAGCTACCACCTGAAAAACCACCTGAGCTGGCTGAAGGTGATGCAGGCCGTGCCACGGCTGGCCCCGCTGCGCTTGCAGGGTGTCGTGCTCACCGGCTGGCAGAG gtATGATCACTACTCGGTGCTCTGCGAGCTGCTGCCCGTCAGCATCCCCTCGCTGGCCATCTGCCTGCAGACCCTGGTGAACg GGGGCTTCACAGAAGAGGCAAAGAGGAAggtcctggatgtgctgggctTGGAGAGcgtgcagctggagcagagcaccTG CGAGGGCAGGGGAGCGTTCCCTGGTGTGGAGATCTACCACATGGTGGAGCAGGTTAATGGCCACCTGAAGGAGAGCATCCTTAAGgccctggaggaggagag TGCCATCAAGGGCTGGTTCAGCCCCTACCACAGGAAACGCCAGTTTGGGAACCCCCGCAACATGGAGAGCTTTGGCAGCAAGGTGCTGAA GCTCCATGAGGACTGGGAGAGCTTTGTCCGTGACCTGCGTGCCCAGCTGGAGAGGATCTACTTCCCTGACACAGTGGAGGAGTGGCTGGAGGAGAACGTCAACCCCTACCTGGACCAGCTGCGGGAGCTGGTGCGGGACTACCGGGCCATCATCCGCCTCAAGGGCCGGCCCAAGGCCACGtag